Proteins from one Rosa chinensis cultivar Old Blush chromosome 7, RchiOBHm-V2, whole genome shotgun sequence genomic window:
- the LOC112178541 gene encoding gamma-interferon-responsive lysosomal thiol protein: protein MGFARLFLFFLLLVLNPSHSYAAENVSVTLYYETLCPYCADFIVNHLAKMFQNGLISIVNLRMVPWGNAWLNSDGSFACQHGTDECLINTIEACTITIYPNVNRHFTFIHCVERLTLQNKHSKWADCFEMSKLGTVPIDCYNSGYGNQIETKYAKETAQLNPPHRFVPWLVVNDKPLAEDYGNFMAYICKAYKGKSPEACRSIRYKTESIGNEKSIPQVCLAEQRRNSTS, encoded by the exons ATGGGTTTTGCCAgactcttcctcttcttcctccttttggTCTTAAACCCATCTCATTCCTATGCTGCTGAGAATGTGAGTGTGACTCTCTACTACGAGACTCTGTGTCCTTATTGTGCCGATTTCATAGTGAACCATTTGGCCAAGATGTTCCAGAATGGGCTCATCTCCATCGTCAATCTCAGAATGGTCCCTTGGGGCAACGCTTGGCTCAATTCCGACGGCTCCTTCGCCTGCCAG CACGGAACAGATGAATGCTTGATCAACACAATTGAGGCCTGCACCATCACCATCTATCCTAATGTG AATCGGCATTTTACATTCATCCACTGCGTTGAGAGGCTCACGTTGCAGAACAAACACAGTAAATGGGCCGATTGCTTTGAAATGTCGAAGTTGGGGACTGTACCTATCGATTGCTACAACAGTGGATATGGCAATCAG ATTGAAACGAAATATGCAAAGGAAACTGCTCAGCTTAATCCACCACATAGATTTGTGCCGTGGCTGGTTGTCAATGATAAACCACTTGCAGAG GACTACGGAAATTTTATGGCCTATATCTGTAAGGCATACAAAGGAAAATCTCCAGAAGCTTGCAGATCCATTCGCTACAAGACTGAATCAATTGGAAATGAAAAATCGATTCCTCAAGTTTGCCTAGCAGAACAACGAAGAAACTCTACATCTTAA